The genomic region AGGTTTCCGTAATTTTTGGAATAACGCTCCCTTCACCGCTGCGAATAAAGCTAGAAATTTGCAGACGGAATATATTTGGCAGGTCGGCAAAGCCCTATCTTATATTAAAAATAACTTATCTAGTCAGGAATTCGATTACGTTTTAGGATTAGATCCTTTCAACGAACCTGCTGATGGTGGAATGGAAGGTCTTACTCCTGCTCAATGGGATAACCAAAAGCTTTGGCCTTTCTATTATAAAATAAGACAAACCTTAGATCAAAGTGGCTGGGAAAACAAATGGGTTTATGCAGAACCTATGGTATTTTGGAATACAAACTTCGGAGGTATTGCAACCGGTGGAGGATATCTGACTTCTAAGCCTGGCCAAGGTTTCGTTTTCAATTCTCATTTTTATGACGCAGGCAGACTGAGTCTGGATACCACCGGGGTTGATAACGGTACTTATTTCAAGGCTTTGGATGAGATCCGAAAAGAAGCTAGATTCTTGGACATTCCGGTTTTCTTAAGTGAATTCGGAATGAAACTCAAAGGTGTAGGAGCCCAGGATACCGCCCGTACGATCAGCGGAGTTTACCAAGCTATGGAAATCTCTGACGTGCAACAAACTACTAAGACCAGATTCGCGGACTTCTATAATCCCGTAGTGTCCGGAACAGAATGGCATTGGGATTATTATTACGATAATCATAAAGAATACATGAATGGTAATACTTCCAAACTTCTAACTTCTAAGGATGCTTGGAACGACGAGGATTTCTCCGCGATTGGAAGTTACGGGACCAAAGCAAATATGGACTTTCATGTTCTGCAAAGAGGTTATCCGAGAAAGATCCAAGGTTCTCTCATGAGTTTCTATTATAATACGATCGGATATGATACTTGGAATAATGTATTTCAATGGGGAGCGATCAGACCCACCGAAACTGGCACAAGCTATTTCGGTGACAGAAGATTTATCGTAGTGATTTGGACCGGCAAACGTTCAGACGCACCTACGGAAGTATATCTTCCTCCGCATTTTTCCGGTTCGGATCTAGTGTTGATCACCGACAAAACTATTTACAATAAAGGAATTCCTACAAGCCCTCAAAATAGATCCAATGAAGCAGTTCTTATTCCTGACCCGAATCGTGTTAGCGGTTCCGGAAATATTCTAGCAGTTTGGGATGATTTGGATTCTGATGAAGATCCGGAAAATTCTGTGCACTTCTTAGTGGCAGTGGATGCTGCAGGAGTCTCTTACTCGGAAAGCCTTCTTTCTTCCATCCAGAACGATCTTAAGACAAGAGTTTTGGTCCAAAAGAAAAGTCCGATCTATATGATTGGAAAGATGACTTACGGCGGTTATCCTTCTAAGTAATAAACCTGGCCGCATTCTAAGTTCCTTTTCTTCGTTACAAAACGAAATCATAAGGGAAATTTTCCAAATAGAATGCGGCTTTTCTCTCCCCAAACTAGCACACCCGTAACCTCCCTGTAATCTGAACGTAACTCAAATCACGTAAAAATGTCTCATTACTTCTTATGGAGCTTCCGAAAGCTATGCATAATCGATATACTAATCTCTCTCTACGCCAATGGATCGCCATTGCACTTGTGGGAGGATTCGTTCTAACTGCAACTTTACCTACTTTTTCTCAAGATGCTGCGCCAACCGACGCAAATAAAACAGAACAAACTACCGCACCTGCAGAACAACCTGCGCAAGCTCCTGCTGAAAAAAGCGGAACATGGGGATTTGTAGATCTGTTCAATAAGGGTGGATGGACAATGTATCCATTGGCTCTTTCTTCTATCATTGCTCTTGCAATTATTTTCGAAAGGATCTACTTCCTTACTACTTCCAAACTTCTGCCTAAAGGATTTAATATCGATTTAGGGGAGAAGGTTGATGAAAAAGGTTTTGATGGAGCGAAAGAATTCATCGAAGCAAATCCTTCTTATAAAATTTCAGATATTTTGAAAAACGGTATCGATGTATCCGCAGGTAAC from Leptospira hartskeerlii harbors:
- a CDS encoding MotA/TolQ/ExbB proton channel family protein — encoded protein: MHNRYTNLSLRQWIAIALVGGFVLTATLPTFSQDAAPTDANKTEQTTAPAEQPAQAPAEKSGTWGFVDLFNKGGWTMYPLALSSIIALAIIFERIYFLTTSKLLPKGFNIDLGEKVDEKGFDGAKEFIEANPSYKISDILKNGIDVSAGNAEIFAKGIEREAAEVIVVLERGLVILAAVSTIAPLIGFLGTVSGMINAFDAIANADQVNAKVVAGGIKEALITTAAGLIIAIPAMTFHQYLTSRIDGFTSEVEEAANRIYKEFLKRNARA
- a CDS encoding cellulase family glycosylhydrolase; translated protein: MTRKHYTKILSALILICFTSCENVGSKGFNNSILSLLNVSNIGTQTNEHALNSTAVDSTSYSHSLDYIGSEQDRRIQLGSKSYSGTTDRIFVDGLGREAYFRGFNISGNTKMLSDGFKPFRNTADAENAFSLLGKSAGSNMVRFLIAWEGVNPSADTIDYAYLDAVILQIKAAIARRMYILLDYHQDLFSRNLFNKGSWYTGNGAPAWVLPSGSYPQESCGICFTWGQNLFSNEAVRRGFRNFWNNAPFTAANKARNLQTEYIWQVGKALSYIKNNLSSQEFDYVLGLDPFNEPADGGMEGLTPAQWDNQKLWPFYYKIRQTLDQSGWENKWVYAEPMVFWNTNFGGIATGGGYLTSKPGQGFVFNSHFYDAGRLSLDTTGVDNGTYFKALDEIRKEARFLDIPVFLSEFGMKLKGVGAQDTARTISGVYQAMEISDVQQTTKTRFADFYNPVVSGTEWHWDYYYDNHKEYMNGNTSKLLTSKDAWNDEDFSAIGSYGTKANMDFHVLQRGYPRKIQGSLMSFYYNTIGYDTWNNVFQWGAIRPTETGTSYFGDRRFIVVIWTGKRSDAPTEVYLPPHFSGSDLVLITDKTIYNKGIPTSPQNRSNEAVLIPDPNRVSGSGNILAVWDDLDSDEDPENSVHFLVAVDAAGVSYSESLLSSIQNDLKTRVLVQKKSPIYMIGKMTYGGYPSK